Proteins from a single region of Mytilus trossulus isolate FHL-02 chromosome 2, PNRI_Mtr1.1.1.hap1, whole genome shotgun sequence:
- the LOC134707273 gene encoding mitochondrial-processing peptidase subunit alpha-like, whose protein sequence is MATHMVLRIVRNGCRNLPRSGRRSFCSKPINSNGTGDVANVPLSQPIPGLPPPRFTSAEASKNETQVTVLDNGLTVATENVFGQFCTVGVLINSGSRYEVAYPSGISHFLEKIAFGSTTQYTDKDKILQELEKHGGICDCQSSRDTLIYAMSAETRGLQAVVNILSEVINRPIITAEELEDAKMAVGFHIQGMELDPNPEPILMELIHQAAYRGNTLGLPHRCPPENIEKVEKNILYTYMKNYHTPERMVLAGVGMDHEQMVELAKEHFVKNYKPIWLEQENLVDTKMSVDNSLAQYTGGKVLVEKDLSNVSLGPTPMPELAHIVIGLESCSHKDDDFISFCVLNMMMGGGGSFSAGGPGKGMYTRLYLNVLNRFHWIHNATCYNHAYDDSGLFCIHASSHPDQLSDLVEVIVRELLNTTSFVDKIELQRAKTQLQSMLLMNLESRPVIFEDVGRQVLSSGHRKQPEYFYDLIGKVTPQDIQRVAERMLTSKLSLSALGSLANLPDYENIQNTLLGKNGKRSRFSFLGL, encoded by the exons atggCAACTCATATGGTTCTACGAATAGTTCGTAATGGGTGTCGAAATCTTCCCAG aTCTGGAAGAAGGTCATTTTGCAGTAAACCTATAAATAGTAATGGTACTGGGGATGTCGCAAATGTACCTCTTTCTCAACCAATTCCTGGATTACCTCCTCCTAGATTTACTTCCGCAGAGGCCAGTAAGAATGAGACACAAGTAACAGTTTTAGATAATGGTTTGACAGTGGCTACAGAGAATGTTTTTGGACAGTTTTGCACAGTAGGAG tgttgATTAACTCTGGGTCACGTTATGAAGTAGCTTACCCATCTGGTATATCACATTTCTTAGAAAAAATAGCTTTTGGA TCAACAACACAGTATACTGATAAAGACAAGATTTTACAGGAATTGGAAAAACATGGTGGAATTTGTGATTGTCAATCATCAAG GGACACATTGATTTATGCCATGTCAGCAGAAACAAGAGGATTACAAGCAGTAGTAAATATCTTGTCTGAAGTTATTAACCGACCCATAATAACAGCTGAAGAG ttaGAAGATGCTAAGATGGCAGTAGGGTTCCATATTCAAGGTATGGAGTTAGATCCCAACCCAGAACCCATTCTAATGGAATTGATCCATCAG gCAGCCTACAGGGGTAATACATTAGGATTACCACACAGATGTCCaccagaaaacattgaaaaagttgaaaaaaatattttatacacatACATGAAGAATTACCATACACCAGAAAGGATGGTATTGGCTGGTGTTGGGATGGATCATGAACAAATGGTGGAATTAGCTAAAgaacattttgtgaaaaattacAAACCAATATGGTTAGAACAAGAGAACTTAGTAGATACAAAAATGTCTGTGGATAATTCATTGGCACAGTACACTGGTGGAAAAGTGTTG GTGGAGAAAGATTTGTCAAATGTCAGTTTAGGACCAACACCAATGCCAGAACTAGCACACATCGTAATTGGTCTGGAAAGTTGTTCACACAAAGATGATGACTTCATCAGTTTTTGTGTACTTAATATGATGATGGGCGGTGGTGGATCATTCTCAGCTGGGGGTCCTGGAAAGGGAATGTATACAAGATTATATCTTAATGTATTAAACAG ATTCCATTGGATACATAATGCCACATGTTATAACCATGCCTACGATGACAGTggattattttgtattcatgcaAGTTCACATCCTGACCAG TTATCTGATCTGGTTGAAGTTATTGTCAGAGAATTACTAAATACCACATCATTTGTAGATAAG ATAGAACTACAGAGAGCCAAGACACAACTACAGTCTATGTTATTAATGAATTTGGAATCTCGACCTGTTATATTTGAAGATGTTGGACGACAAGTATTATCTAGTGGACACAGAAAGCAGCCAGAATATTTCTATGATTTAATAG gtaAAGTTACACCACAAGATATACAGAGAGTAGCTGAGAGGATGTTAACAAGTAAACTTTCGTTGTCCGCTCTTGGATCATTAGCTAATTTACCAGACTatgaaaacattcaaaatacATTGCTGGGCAAGAATGGAAAACGTTCTAGATTTTCATTTCTAGGACTGTAG
- the LOC134707276 gene encoding surfeit locus protein 2-like isoform X2 — MPCRLDALESYIKGKKFEKLLEKHNYQYEKQHLTKSIKRGRSHQLFCTLTYRHLNNTPQHIQKHLDGRRFKKALLRWEECQKAGETYKPLFRPKQKQNLEDTEMMSDAEDSHHGDKDDKDDFSDLYPAEDFEESESDDQSGSDSSLDDDEGQRLNASTIQENKSDSDYEFGDIEDEKRTVKDVSTKQPTKKRKIKNKENKQKKLKT; from the exons ATGCCTTGTCGTCTAGATGCCCTAGAAAGTTACATTAAAggaaagaaatttgaaaaacttttggaaaaacataattatcaGTATGAAAAACAGCATcttacaaaaagtataaaaaggGGTAGGAG CCATCAGTTATTTTGTACATTGACATATCGACATCTTAATAATACTCCACAACATATACAGAAACATCTTGACGGCAGAAGGTTCAAGAAAGCTTTACTCAGAT GGGAAGAATGTCAAAAGGCAGGGGAAACTTACAAACCTCTCTTCAGACCAAAACAGAAACAGAACCTAGAAGATACAGAAATGATGTCAGATGCAGAAGACAGTCACCATGGTGATAAAGATGATAAGGATGACTTCAGTGACCTTTACccag CTGAGGATTTTGAAGAAAGTGAAAGTGATGACCAATCCGGCAGTGACAGTAGCCTTGATGATGATGAAGGTCAAAGGTTGAATGCCTCCACGATTCAAGAAAATAAGTCAGACTCAGATTATGAATTTGGTGACATAGAAGATGAAAAAAGAACAGTCAAAGATGTCTCAACGAAACAACcaacaaagaaaagaaaaattaaa aacaaagaaaataaacagaagAAGTTGAAGACTtaa